A single Ziziphus jujuba cultivar Dongzao chromosome 11, ASM3175591v1 DNA region contains:
- the LOC107431589 gene encoding xylan glycosyltransferase MUCI21 yields MVHYQRYQLWKKGEHIEDDEESQTLLMDCASSAGYYKKTKPKLLSLLLLSLLSCCFILAPHIFGWSSTFSLLYSSHEEDEGLVADTRLNSPLCFPNSIESLCCDRSSIRSDVCIMKGDVRTHSASSSVFLYDSKDKNSFTNLVSTIVEEEEVEKSKELQHEKIKPYTRKWEKSVMETVEELDLIAMKDNPEKHHHCDVQHDVPAVFFSTGGYTGNVYHEFNDGLIPLYITSQHFNKKVIFVILEYHNWWVTKYGDILSHLSDYPPIDFTGDLKTHCFPEAIVGLKIHDELSIDSSLVVGNKSIVDFRNLLDKAYWPRIGGLIRDEEREAENKLRDNLSVSPSSSEALLKINDKVQEDQMDKPKLVILSRNGSRSITNEKLMVKMAEEIGFRVEVLSPDRRTELAKIYRSLNSSDVMVGVHGAAMTHFLFMKPGSVFIQVIPLGTVWAAETYYGEPARKLGLKYIGYEILARESSLSDKYDENDPVLRDPRSLTKKGWQYTKSIYLDDQNVRLDLGRFRKHLDYAYRNSVSRIKRHSHLQSQ; encoded by the exons ATGGTGCACTATCAGAGATATCAGCTATGGAAAAAAGGTGAACATATTGAAGACGATGAAGAGTCTCAAACTCTTTTGATGGATTGTGCAAGTTCTGCTGGTTATTACAAGAAAACGAAGCCCAAGCTTCTTTCTCTCCTCCtcctttctcttctttcttgcTGCTTTATATTGGCTCCTCACATCTTTGGCTGGTCCtccactttctctctcttat ATTCATCtcatgaagaagatgaaggacttgttgCTGATACCCGTTTAAATTCTCCTCTTTGTTTTCCAAACTCTATTG AAAGTTTATGTTGTGATAGAAGCAGTATTCGTTCGGATGTTTGTATTATGAAAGGGGATGTGAGAACGCACTCTGCCTCTTCTTCAGTTTTCCTATACGACTCCAAAGACAAAAACAGTTTCACTAATTTAGTCTCCACCATTGTCGAGGAAGAGGAAGTAGAAAAAAGTAAGGAACTTCAACACGAAAAGATCAAACCTTATACCAGAAAATGGGAAAAATCTGTCATGGAAACTGTTGAGGAATTGGACCTTATTGCAATGAAAGACAACCCAGAAAAACACCATCACTGTGATGTCCAACATGATGTTCCGGCAGTGTTTTTCTCAACCGGTGGATATACAGGTAATGTCTATCACGAATTCAATGATGGGCTTATTCCATTGTACATTACTTCCCAGCATTTTAACAAAAAGGTCATCTTTGTCATTCTCGAATACCATAATTGGTGGGTCACCAAGTATGGGGATATCCTTTCCCATCTATCTGATTATCCTCCTATAGATTTTACTGGAGATTTGAAAACCCATTGCTTCCCAGAAGCCATTGTTGGTCTCAAAATCCATGACGAGCTCAGTATTGATTCTTCACTGGTGGTGGGAAATAAGAGCATTGTAGACTTCCGCAATCTTCTTGACAAAGCTTATTGGCCTAGGATCGGAGGTCTAATTCGCGATGAGGAACGGGAAGCAGAGAATAAACTAAGAGACAATCTTAGTGTGTCTCCATCATCATCTGAAGCCTTGTTAAAGATAAACGATAAAGTGCAGGAGGATCAAATGGATAAACCCAAGCTGGTTATTTTATCCCGGAATGGCTCGAGATCAATAACCAATGAGAAATTAATGGTGAAAATGGCAGAGGAAATTGGTTTCCGAGTAGAAGTTTTGAGTCCTGACCGTAGAACAGAATTGGCAAAGATTTATAGGTCTCTTAATTCAAGTGATGTTATGGTTGGGGTTCATGGAGCTGCAATGACTCATTTCCTGTTTATGAAGCCTGGCTCTGTGTTTATCCAAGTTATTCCTCTTGGAACTGTGTGGGCAGCAGAGACATATTATGGTGAGCCTGCAAGAAAGCTAGGGTTGAAGTATATTGGCTATGAAATTCTGGCTAGAGAGAGCTCTTTATCTGATAAATATGATGAAAATGATCCTGTTCTTAGGGATCCAAGAAGTCTCACCAAAAAGGGATGGCAATACACTAAGAGTATATATCTTGATGACCAAAATGTGAGATTAGACTTGGGAAGATTCAGAAAGCATTTAGATTATGCTTATCGCAATTCTGTCTCTAGAATTAAGAGGCACTCTCACCTTCAATCACAGTGA
- the LOC107431608 gene encoding kinesin-like protein KIN-14L produces the protein MEDSIRGGTHDFTMASRKAEETAWRRFQAIQWLESLLGPLRISNQPSEREFISFLRNGLVLCNAINKIHPGAVPKVVENPSPLQSLTWENQPLPAYQYFENVRNFLVAVEDLKIPAFEASDLERDTLEAGSGAKVVDCILALKSYHEGKQISNGNGFYKFAKSPLVMHSANRMHSRPSSDSCKRLDMSVSCERQPPLEGENQKLEEHFVESMVKLLAERIVDAKENINGNLLASFRNGDLLQSVLKDCLKGRSVVTSPQSTLEPLEDLSALQNTKRCKACLRKGNCQCHHNDLFKTQEKELLDLKVLLMETKKEFEGLQSQLQRDLKDLGTQVQELSTAALSYHRVAQENRNLYNMVQDLKGNIRVYCRIRPSFVAEAINVIDFVGEDGSLVLLDPSKPHKDGRKVFNFNRVFGPTATQDEVFKDTQPLIRSVMDGYNVCIFAYGQTGSGKTHTMSGPSCGTTKDMGINYLALNDLFQISNGRKDIITYDIHVQMVEIYNEQVRDLLAEDSSIVKLEIRSCTSDSGLSLPDATMHSVKSTTDVLNIMKLGEVNRVVSSTAVNNRSSRSHSVLTVHVHGKDASGGKLRSCLHLVDLAGSERVDKSEVTGERLKEAQYINKSLSCLGDVITALAQKNSHIPYRNSKLTLLLQDSLGGHAKTLMFAHVSPEEDSFGETVSTLKFAQRVSTVELGASHSNKESSEVMRLKEQIESLKKALANKEAQSVQFNKTCEKPRALIERTPPRPRRLSIENCGTTKNVKPMNLEDKKGSKTPTLPNRSRRLSLEGPRSVKKDNSHQINVSDDVAKSFGNLDNGIYMLAKAPRSPTSASYQRRIIKTDAEAVIKPFGNLDNGSSMLAKDPRSPTSATYQKRVTKTESRTRIPSLQLPKTPEPQIRAKNEVHMHNELTLSIDNLTPYAINSTNGKGSHIRRSLRTIGKLINGSEKRNQQSLMDAQSNIKGASNANDVKSPVTTSARSLRRQSLTGIQTSDRSRRSSLGGKPDENISTKDTRNATTPPPMHTSTKLTKRWL, from the exons ATGGAGGATTCAATAAGGGGTGGGACACATGATTTTACAATGGCATCAAGGAAAGCTGAAGAAACag CCTGGAGGCGATTCCAAGCTATCCAGTGGCTGGAAAGTTTATTGGGTCCGCTCAGGATATCCAACCAGCCATCCGAGAGAGAGTTCATTTCTTTCCTTAGAAATGGTCTGGTTCTGTGCAATGCCATCAACAAGATTCATCCAGGAGCTGTGCCCAAG GTTGTGGAGAATCCATCACCTTTACAATCACTCACCTGGGAAAATCAACCCTTGCCTGCTTATCAATACTTCGAAAATGTCCGCAACTTTCTTGTTGCTGTAGAAGATTTGAAGATTCCTGCTTTTGAAGCTTCTGATCTGGAAAGG GATACATTAGAGGCAGGGTCAGGGGCAAAAGTTGTTGATTGCATTTTAGCTCTTAAATCTTATCACGAAGGGAAGCAGATAAGCAACGGGAATGGATTTTACAAATTTGCGAAGTCTCCTCTAGTTATGCATTCTGCCAATAGAATGCACTCGAGGCCCTCATCGGACTCCTGTAAGCGTTTGGATATGTCTGTTTCATGTGAGAGACAACCACCTTTAGAGGGTGAAAATCAGAAACTTGAAG AGCATTTTGTAGAATCCATGGTCAAGTTACTTGCTGAACGTATTGTTGACGCAAAGGAAAACATTAATGGAAACCTTCTTGCTTCCTTCCGTAATGGAGATCTG CTTCAGTCAGTGTTAAAAGATTGTTTGAAAGGACGAAGTGTTGTTACTTCTCCTCAATCGACATTGGAGCCCCTAGAGGATTTATCTGCACTTCAAAACACCAag CGCTGCAAAGCTTGCTTGAGAAAGGGTAACTGTCAATGCCATCACAATGACCTATTTAAAACGCAAGAAAAAGAGCTTCTG GATCTCAAGGTTTTGCTGATGGAAACCAAAAAGGAGTTTGAAGGCCTACAATCTCAGCTGCAGAGAGATCTGAAGGATCTGG GAACTCAAGTACAAGAGCTGTCTACTGCTGCTCTTTCGTATCACAGGGTAGCTCAAGAGAATAGGAATTTGTACAACATGGTTCAGGATTTGAAAG GTAATATTCGAGTTTACTGCAGAATTAGGCCCTCCTTTGTTGCTGAAGCCATAAACGTGATAGATTTTGTTGGAGAGGATGGTTCATTGGTGCTCCTAGACCCGTCGAAACCCCACAAGGATGGAAggaaagtttttaattttaacaggGTTTTTGGACCTACTGCTACCCAAG ATGAGGTTTTCAAGGACACTCAACCATTGATTAGGTCTGTGATGGATGGTTACAATGTTTGCATATTTGCTTATGGTCAAACTGGGTCTGGAAAAACACATACCATG AGTGGTCCGTCATGTGGCACAACTAAGGACATGGGCATCAATTATCTAGCTCTCAATGATCTTTTCCAGATTTCTAACGGAAGAAAGGACATCATAACTTATGATATTCATGTTCAAATGGTTGAAATATATAATGAGCAAGTTCGAGATCTTCTGGCAGAAGATTCATCAATTGTCAAATTAGAGATCCGTAGCTGCACCAGTGACAGTGGCTTGAGTCTTCCAGATGCCACTATGCATTCTGTTAAGTCTACCACTGATGTTCTCAACATTATGAAGCTCGGTGAGGTGAATCGTGTTGTCAGTTCCACTGCAGTGAACAACCGTAGTAGCCGTTCCCATAG TGTTCTAACAGTACATGTGCATGGCAAAGATGCATCTGGTGGCAAGCTCCGCAGTTGTCTTCATTTGGTCGATCTGGCTGGAAGTGAACGAGTGGACAAATCTGAAGTTACAGGAGAGCGGCTCAAGGAGGCACAGTATATAAATAAGTCTCTTTCTTGTCTGGGAGATGTAATCACAGCCTTGGCTCAGAAGAATTCTCACATTCCCTACAGAAATAGCAAATTAACTCTTCTCTTGCAAGACTCCTTAG GTGGACATGCTAAAACATTAATGTTTGCTCACGTGAGTCCAGAAGAAGACTCTTTTGGTGAAACTGTTAGCACTTTGAAATTTGCTCAGAGGGTTTCAACCGTTGAACTTGGTGCTTCTCATTCGAACAAGGAAAGCAGTGAGGTTATGCGACTGAAAGAACAG ATTGAGAGCCTTAAAAAGGCACTGGCAAATAAGGAAGCTCAGAGTGTACAGTTCAATAAAACATGTGAGAAACCAAGAGCACTAATTGAGAGAACTCCTCCACGTCCTAGAAGATTGAGCATCGAGAACTGTGGCACTACAAAGAATGTGAAGCCGATGAATCTTGAAGACAAGAAGGGATCAAAAACCCCTACCTTACCCAATCGTTCAAGAAGATTGAGCTTAGAAGGTCCAAGATCTGTGAAGAAGGATAATTCTCATCAGATAAATGTATCAGACGATGTGGCAAAGTCATTTGGAAACTTGGACAATGGAATTTACATGCTAGCCAAGGCTCCTCGAAGTCCTACTAGTGCTAGCTACCAGAGGAGAATTATAAAAACAGATGCAGAAGCTGTAATAAAGCCATTTGGAAACTTGGACAATGGAAGTTCCATGTTAGCCAAGGACCCTCGAAGTCCCACTAGCGCTACCTATCAGAAGAGAGTAACGAAAACAGAAAGTAGAACAAGAATACCTTCTCTTCAACTACCAAAAACACCTGAACCACAAATACGGGCGAAAAATGAGGTTCATATGCATAATGAGCTCACTCTCTCTATAGACAACCTCACACCATATGCTATTAACAGCACAAATGGAAAAGGATCTCATATAAGAAGATCCCTTCGCACCATTGGAAAACTGATCAATGGCTCTGAGAAGAG GAACCAACAGAGTTTGATGGATGCACAATCAAACATAAAAGGTGCAAGCAATGCCAATGATGTGAAATCTCCGGTTACAACGAGTGCGAGGTCACTAAGGAGGCAATCACTAACTGGCATTCAAACATCAGACAGGTCCAGGAGATCCTCTCTTGGAGGGAAGCCAGATgagaatatta GTACTAAAGACACTAGAAATGCCACGACACCTCCTCCAATGCACACATCAACAAAGCTGACTAAGCGGTGGCTATAG